GCGGCGCAGCCGCACCGGCCCCTTGAACCGGCTCGCCCGGCCCTTCTCGTCACGCCAGCCCATCGGTGAGCCACCCCCTCAGCGTCGTCGCGCAGGTCTCGATGTCGGAGATCTTCACGTGCTCGTCGGCCTTGTGGGCGAACAACGGGTCACCCGGCCCGTAGTTGACCGCCGGGACGCCCAGCGAGGTGAAGCGGGCGACGTCGGTCCAGCCGAACTTCGGCGCCACCTGGCCGCCGGTCGCCTCGACGAACGCCGCGGCGGCCGGCCGGTCCAGGCCGGGCAGCGCGCCGGGCGCCAGGTCGGTGAGGCGGACGTCGTACGGCGCGAAGAACTCGGTCACGAACGCCACCGCCTCGTCGGTCGACCGGTCGGGTGCGAAGCGGTAGTTGACCTCGACGACGCACTCGTCGGGGACGACGTTGCCGGCCACTCCCCCGCGGATGCGCACGGCGTTGAGGCCCTCGTGGTACTCCAGCCCGTCGATCACCGGACGACGCGGCTCGTAGGCCTGCAGCCGTGCGAGGACGTCGGTGGCGGCGTGGATGGCGTTGACGCCCTTCCAGGAGCGGGCGGAGTGGGCGCGCTCGCCGGTGGTGGTGACCTCGACGCGCAGGGTGCCCTGGCAGCCGGCCTCGACACCGGCGTTGGAGGGCTCCATGAGGATCGCGAAGTCGGCGGTGAGCAGCTCGGGCTCGCGCTCTGCGAGGTGCTTGAGGCCGTTGTAGCGCTCCTCGACCTCCTCGGCCTCGTAGAGGACGTAGGTGACGTCGCGGACCGGCTCGGGCAGCGTCGCGGCGAGGTGGAGCAGGACCGCGTCGCCGCCCTTCATGTCGCAGGTGCCGCAGCCGTGCAGGATGCCGGTCTCCTCGTCGAGGCGGCTGGGCAGGTTGTCGTTGACCGGGACGGTGTCGAGGTGACCGGCGATGACCACGCGCTCGGGGCGGCCGAGGTCGGTGCGGGCCACGATCGTGTGGCCGCGGCGGGTCACCTCGAGGTGCGGGTGGGTGCGCAGCGCGGCCTCGACGGCGTCGGCGATCCGGCCCTCGTCGTGGCTGACGGACTCGATGTCCACCAGGTGGCGGGTGAGGGTGACCGGGTCCACCGTCAGGTCGAGCCCGTGGGCGAGGGAGGCCATGGGGAGAGTCAAGCAGCCCGAGGGTCGCGGCCGCTCACTGGACAGGTGTCCAGAATGCCCTTCCCAGGAACTGCAACACGTTCTAGTCTGCGGGCATGCGCAACGGACTCGTCCTGTTCACCTCCGACCGCGGCATCCGGCCCGCCGACCTCGCGGTCGCGGCCGAGGAGCGCGGCTTCGACACCTTCTACGTGCCCGAGCACACCCACATCCCCGTCAAGCGGACCGCTGCACACCCCGGCACCAAGGACGAGACGCTGCCCGACGACCGCTACCTGCGCACGCTCGACCCGTGGGTCTCGCTGGCCACCGTCGCCGCGCGCACCTCGCGGATCAAGCTGTCCACGGCCGTCGCGCTGCCGGTCGAGTCCGACCCGATCACGCTGGCCAAGACGATCGCCACCCTCGACCACCTCTCCGACGGCCGCGTCGAGATCGGCGCCGGGTTCGGGTGGAACACCGACGAGCTCGCCGACCACCACGTGCCCGCCGAGAAGCGGCGCACCGTGCTGCGGGAGTACGTCGAGGCCATGCGGGCCCTGTGGACGCAGGAGGAGGCGTCGTACGACGGGGAGTTCGTGCAGTTCGGCCCGTCCTGGGCCTACCCCAAGCCGGCCGCGCACATCCCGCTGATCATCGGTGCCGGCGGCGGCCCGAAGACCTTCAGGTGGATCTCCGAGAACGCCGACGGCTGGATGACCACCCCGACCCAGCAGGACATCTCCGGCAAGATCGAGGAGCTCAAGGCCGCCTGGGCCGAGGCCGGTCGCGACGGACTGCCGGACATCCGCATCCTCATCGCGTTCAAGCCGAACCCCGACGACCTCGTGCGCTGGGCCGAGCAGGGCGTCTCCGAGCTGATCTGGGGCGTGCCCGACAAGGCCCCGGACGAGGTCATCGCCTCGCTGGACCGGATGGCCGACCGGCTGGGCATCCAGCCGCCGGCACTCATCGGCTGACCGGCCGGCTGACCCGGCAGGGTCGTGCCCCCCAGCGGGCGCCATGGCGCCCGCTGACCCGCACGCCCCCCCATCTGAGGGGGTGCGGGCGGGCCGGAGCGGGCCTAGTCTCGTAGGACCGTCTCGGACCGGCCCCACACCGGAGGACGCATGCCCACGCTCAGCCCCGACTGCGCCGAACGCACCCTCGCAGGCGTACGCCGCTTCTGCGGCAGCGCGACCGTCGAGACCGACCTGCTGGCCGGGCTGGCGCAGCGGGTGCGCCCGGCCGTGGGCTGGGACTGCGGCGTGTGGTTCACCACCGACCCGAGCACGACGCTGTTCACCGACGCGCACGTGGACGGCTTCGCACCCGACACCTGCGCCCCCTGGTTCCACCACGAGCTCAACGTCGAGGACGTCAACCTCTTCCGCGACCTCGCCGGCACCGGGCGCGTGGCCGTGCTGGCGCGCGACTGCGACGACCCGGTACGCCGCAGCGCCCGCCACCGTGAGGTGATGCGGCCGCGGGGGCTCGAGCACGAGGTGCGGCTCACCGTCGGCGACGCGTCGGGCACCTGGGGAGCCATCGAGCTGCACCGCGAGCGCGGCAGCCGCGACTTCGACACCGAGGAGCTGGACCTCCTGGCCCGCTTGGCCCCCGTGGTCGCCCGTGGCATCCGCCGCCAGGCGCTGGAGCGGGCGGCGCGCGACGGGGCGGACGAGACGGGCCCGGGGCTGCTCCTGGTCTCACCGGACGGCGAGGTCCGGCCGGGCACCGCCGCCGGCGCGGCCTGGCTGGCGCTCCTGGTGCCGCGGGACTCCCAGGACACCCACTCCGCCCTGCACACCGTCGCCGCGCTCGGCACCCGCGACATCGGCACCGCGCGCCTGCGGACCCGCGCGGCCGACGGTCGCTGGGTGACGCTGCACGTCGCACCGGCCGTCGACAGCGACGACCGGGTCGTCATCGTCGAGCCCACCGCGCCGCCGGAGATCGCGGACCTCCTCGCCCGCGCCCACGGCCTCAGCGCGCGCGAGCGCGAGGTCACCCTCGGCCTGGCACGCGGCGAGAGCACCGAGACCATGGCCGCGCGCCTGTGCGTGTCGCCGCACACCGTGCGCGACCACCTCAAGGCGGTGTTCCGCAAGACCGGGACGACCAGCCGCACGGAGGTCGTCTCGCACCTGTTCAACAGCTGGTACGCCGAGCGCGTCCTCGGCCGGCACGGCTCGACCGGCTAGCGGACCTCCCCGGCCGTCTCCCCCGGGTCGGCCTCGTGTGGCTCAGCGGGCGCCATGGCGCGCGCTGAGCCACACGACCCGTCAGGCCCTGGTGACGCTGAGCGTCGCCTTCTCTCCGGCGCCGAGGTCGACGAGCAGGGCGTCGGCGTCGGCCGGCCCCACGGCGTACGACGTCGTGAGGGTCTCCTCGCACACCATCTGCTCGTGGGTGCGGGCCGCGGCCCGCAGCGCCTCGGAGCCGCCGACGACCAGGCGGATGCGGTCCGAGACCTCCAGGCCGGCGTCACGGCGGGCCTGCTGCACGGCGCGGACCAGGTCGCGGGCCAGGCCCTCGGCGGCCAGCTCGTCGGTGACGGTGGTGTCGAGGACCACGAAGCCGCCGGCCGGCAGCATGCCCACCGCGGTGGCGTCGTCCGCGGCACCGGCGACGGTCTCGAGGGTGTACTCCCCCTCGACCAGCGCCAGCCCGCCGGCGGTGACGGTGCCGTCCTCGGCCACCGACCAGTCACCGGACTTCGAGCCCTTGATGGCCTGCTGGACGTCCTTGCCCAGGCGCGGACCGGCGGCACGGGCGTTGACGGTGAGCTTCTGCTCCACGCCGTACGCCGCGGCCTCGTCCGCGTCCGCGGCGAGCAGTCGGACCGTCTTCACGTTCACCTCGTCGGCCACGATCGACTCGAAGCCCTCCAACCCGGCGGGGTCGGCGACGACCACGGTGAGCGTGGACAGCGGCAGCCGGTTGCGCAGCGAGCGCGCCTTGCGCAGCGCCGAGGTCGCCGAGCAGACCTCGCGCACCGTGTCCATGGCGGCCACGAGCGCGTCGTCGGCGGGCAGCCGGTCGGCCGCCGGGTAGTCGGCCAGGTGCACCGAGCGGCCGCCGGTCAGGCCGCGCCAGATCTCCTCGGTGGTCAGCGGCAGCAGCGGCGCGGTGGCGCGGCAGACCGTCTCGAGCACCGTGTGCAGCGTCGAGAAGGCCTGGGCGTCCTCGTCCCAGAACCGGTCGCGGGAGCGGCGGATGTACCAGTTGGTCAGCACGTCGAGGAAGCCGCGCGTCAGCTCGCAGGCGTCGGCGACGGCGTACCCGTCGAGGGCCTCGGTCATGTCGGCGACGTAGTCGCGGCACTTGGCCAGCAGGTAGCGGTCCAGCGGGTCGGTGGAGTCGGTCGAGCCCTCGACGTCGACGCCCGCGCCGTCGGCGGCGGCGTTGGCGTAGAGCTGGAAGAAGTACCAGCTGTTCCACAGCGGGATCATCACCTGGCGCACCGAGTCGCGGATGCCCTGCTCGGTGACGATGAGGTTGCCACCGCGCAGGATGGGTGAGGCCATGAGGAACCAGCGCATCGCGTCGGCGCCGTCGCGGTCGAAGACCTCGCGCACGTCGGGGTAGTTGCGCAGCGACTTCGACATCTTGTTGCCGTCGGAGCCGAGCACGATGCCGTGGCTGATGCAGTTCTCGAAGGCCGGCTTGTCGAAGAGCGCGGTCGCGAGGATGTGCAGCGTGTAGAACCAGCCGCGGGTCTGGCCGATGTACTCGACGATGAAGTCGGCCGGGAAGTGCGCGTCCTTGCCGGCGGTGCCGGCGAACCAGTCGGCGTTCTCGAACGGGTAGTGCACCTGGGCGTAGGACATCGAGCCCGAGTCGAACCACACGTCGAGCACGTCCGGGACTCGGCGCATCATGCTCTTGCCGGTGGGGTCGTCGGGGTTGGGACGCACCAGGTCGTCCACGAACGGCCGGTGCAGGTCGGGCTCGCCGGCCGCGTTGCGCGGGAGCGTGCCGAAGTCGCGCTCGATCTCCTCGAACGAGCCGTAGACGTCGATGCGCGGGTACGCCTCGTCGTCGGACTTCCACACCGGCACCGGGCTGCCCCAGAAGCGGTTGCGGGTGATCGACCAGTCGCGGGCGTTCTCCAGCCAGCGACCGAACTGGCCGTCCTGGATGTGCCCGGGCACCCAGTTGATCTGCTGGTTGAGCTCGAGCATCCGCTGCTTGATCGCGGTGACCTCGACGAACCACGACGAGACGCCCTTGTAGATCAGCGGCTCGCGGCAGCGCCAGCAGTGCGGGTAGGAGTGGTCGTAGGTCTCGCGGCGCAGCAGGATCGTGCCGGGGGTGACGCTGCCGATCTCGCCCTCGCCACGGGTGGCGGCCTTGAGGTGGTCGATGATGTGCAGGTTGGCGTCGAAGACGCGCATGCCGGCGTAGTCGGTGACGGGGTGGGTGAAGCGGCCGTCCTTGCCGACCGGCATGACCGCCTCGATGCCCTCGCGGTCGGTGACCTCCTTGTCGACCTCACCGAACGCGCCGGCGGTGTGCACCAGGCCGACACCGTCGGTGGTGGTGACGGCGTCGTCGGCGGCGACGACACGGAACGCGCGACCGAACTCCTCGCCGGCATGGTCGGCGTAGTAGGAGAACGGCGGGTCGTAGGTGCGCCCGACCAGCTGGGCACCGGTGTAGCGACCGAGGACCGTCGCCTCGTCGGCGTCGGGGAAGAGCTCGCGCTTGTACGCCGTCAGCCGGGCCTCCGCGACGACGTACTTGGCCTTCTCCTCCGTGCCCGGGACCGGGCCCTCGACGACGACGTACTCGATCTCGGAGCCGACCATCACGGCCAGGTGGCTGGGCAGGGTCCAGGGCGTGGTCGTCCACACCAGCAGGTGCGCGCCGTCGAGGACCTCGTCCTCCCCGGTGGCGTGCATCCGCAGGCCGACGGTGACCGCCGGGTCCTGGACCTGCTTGTAGACGTCGTCGTCCATCCGCAGCTCGTGGTTGGACAGCGGCGTCTCGTCGTTCCAGCAGTACGGCAGGACGCGGAAGCCCTCGTAGACCAGACCCTTGTCGTGCAGGGACTTGAACGCCCAGATGACCGACTCCATGTAGTCGGGGTTCATCGTCTTGTAGTCGTGGTCGAAGTCGACCCAGCGGGCCTGGCGGGTGACGTAGTCGCGCCACTCGCCGGTGTACTTCATGACCGACTCGCGGCAGGCGTCGTTGAACTTCTCGATGCCGAGCTCGACGATCTCGTCGGTGGTCTTGATGCCGTTGAGACGCATCGCCTCGAGCTCGGCGGGCAGGCCGTGGGTGTCCCAGCCGAAGCGGCGCTCCACGCGCTTGCCTCGCATCGTCTGGTAGCGCGGGACGAGGTCCTTGACGTAGCCGGTGAGCAGGTGGCCGTAGTGCGGCAGGCCGTTGGCGAACGGCGGGCCGTCGTAGAAGACGAACTCGTTCTCGCCGCGCTCGCCCGGGTCGCGCTGGTCGATGGAGGCCTGGAAGGTGCCGTCGGC
This genomic window from Nocardioides marinus contains:
- the dapE gene encoding succinyl-diaminopimelate desuccinylase, whose amino-acid sequence is MASLAHGLDLTVDPVTLTRHLVDIESVSHDEGRIADAVEAALRTHPHLEVTRRGHTIVARTDLGRPERVVIAGHLDTVPVNDNLPSRLDEETGILHGCGTCDMKGGDAVLLHLAATLPEPVRDVTYVLYEAEEVEERYNGLKHLAEREPELLTADFAILMEPSNAGVEAGCQGTLRVEVTTTGERAHSARSWKGVNAIHAATDVLARLQAYEPRRPVIDGLEYHEGLNAVRIRGGVAGNVVPDECVVEVNYRFAPDRSTDEAVAFVTEFFAPYDVRLTDLAPGALPGLDRPAAAAFVEATGGQVAPKFGWTDVARFTSLGVPAVNYGPGDPLFAHKADEHVKISDIETCATTLRGWLTDGLA
- a CDS encoding LLM class F420-dependent oxidoreductase, encoding MRNGLVLFTSDRGIRPADLAVAAEERGFDTFYVPEHTHIPVKRTAAHPGTKDETLPDDRYLRTLDPWVSLATVAARTSRIKLSTAVALPVESDPITLAKTIATLDHLSDGRVEIGAGFGWNTDELADHHVPAEKRRTVLREYVEAMRALWTQEEASYDGEFVQFGPSWAYPKPAAHIPLIIGAGGGPKTFRWISENADGWMTTPTQQDISGKIEELKAAWAEAGRDGLPDIRILIAFKPNPDDLVRWAEQGVSELIWGVPDKAPDEVIASLDRMADRLGIQPPALIG
- a CDS encoding helix-turn-helix transcriptional regulator; protein product: MPTLSPDCAERTLAGVRRFCGSATVETDLLAGLAQRVRPAVGWDCGVWFTTDPSTTLFTDAHVDGFAPDTCAPWFHHELNVEDVNLFRDLAGTGRVAVLARDCDDPVRRSARHREVMRPRGLEHEVRLTVGDASGTWGAIELHRERGSRDFDTEELDLLARLAPVVARGIRRQALERAARDGADETGPGLLLVSPDGEVRPGTAAGAAWLALLVPRDSQDTHSALHTVAALGTRDIGTARLRTRAADGRWVTLHVAPAVDSDDRVVIVEPTAPPEIADLLARAHGLSAREREVTLGLARGESTETMAARLCVSPHTVRDHLKAVFRKTGTTSRTEVVSHLFNSWYAERVLGRHGSTG
- the ileS gene encoding isoleucine--tRNA ligase, which translates into the protein MTYPKVSHTDASSVPSSPRFPEIEERVLAYWAADGTFQASIDQRDPGERGENEFVFYDGPPFANGLPHYGHLLTGYVKDLVPRYQTMRGKRVERRFGWDTHGLPAELEAMRLNGIKTTDEIVELGIEKFNDACRESVMKYTGEWRDYVTRQARWVDFDHDYKTMNPDYMESVIWAFKSLHDKGLVYEGFRVLPYCWNDETPLSNHELRMDDDVYKQVQDPAVTVGLRMHATGEDEVLDGAHLLVWTTTPWTLPSHLAVMVGSEIEYVVVEGPVPGTEEKAKYVVAEARLTAYKRELFPDADEATVLGRYTGAQLVGRTYDPPFSYYADHAGEEFGRAFRVVAADDAVTTTDGVGLVHTAGAFGEVDKEVTDREGIEAVMPVGKDGRFTHPVTDYAGMRVFDANLHIIDHLKAATRGEGEIGSVTPGTILLRRETYDHSYPHCWRCREPLIYKGVSSWFVEVTAIKQRMLELNQQINWVPGHIQDGQFGRWLENARDWSITRNRFWGSPVPVWKSDDEAYPRIDVYGSFEEIERDFGTLPRNAAGEPDLHRPFVDDLVRPNPDDPTGKSMMRRVPDVLDVWFDSGSMSYAQVHYPFENADWFAGTAGKDAHFPADFIVEYIGQTRGWFYTLHILATALFDKPAFENCISHGIVLGSDGNKMSKSLRNYPDVREVFDRDGADAMRWFLMASPILRGGNLIVTEQGIRDSVRQVMIPLWNSWYFFQLYANAAADGAGVDVEGSTDSTDPLDRYLLAKCRDYVADMTEALDGYAVADACELTRGFLDVLTNWYIRRSRDRFWDEDAQAFSTLHTVLETVCRATAPLLPLTTEEIWRGLTGGRSVHLADYPAADRLPADDALVAAMDTVREVCSATSALRKARSLRNRLPLSTLTVVVADPAGLEGFESIVADEVNVKTVRLLAADADEAAAYGVEQKLTVNARAAGPRLGKDVQQAIKGSKSGDWSVAEDGTVTAGGLALVEGEYTLETVAGAADDATAVGMLPAGGFVVLDTTVTDELAAEGLARDLVRAVQQARRDAGLEVSDRIRLVVGGSEALRAAARTHEQMVCEETLTTSYAVGPADADALLVDLGAGEKATLSVTRA